A region from the Lolium perenne isolate Kyuss_39 chromosome 4, Kyuss_2.0, whole genome shotgun sequence genome encodes:
- the LOC127297120 gene encoding uncharacterized protein gives MAKRLFHSCRSPSAADVVIPTTQHHPPPFTPPAGACCPRVLPRRRSLPPDSFGARGCAADYSADDLPPAPGTPAYRWLKSSRWHVIEAAATDGDDTPRLKIDAQRRLRRSRRRRRLHRKAALASFSSGDSGWFSTDEEPDDAYSRSLGGTAEATVVTSTATETSSGSSGAVAAAEADVAGSFAVVKRSDDPRADFRRSMAEMVVTRRIYDADGLERLLRCFLALNDQRHRRDIVDAFGDVWEAVFAKPPSHGNVASEPALQPTSYGKAAAASRQ, from the coding sequence ATGGCCAAGCGCCTCTTCCATTCTTGCCGCTCCCCCTCCGCCGCCGACGTGGTCATCCCCACCACCCAGCACCACCCACCGCCCTTCACGCCCCCCGCCGGGGCATGCTGTCCGCGCGTCCTCCCTCGCCGCCGTTCCCTGCCACCGGACTCCTTCGGCGCCAGAGGCTGCGCCGCCGACTACTCCGCCGACGATCTCCCCCCGGCCCCCGGAACGCCCGCCTACCGCTGGCTCAAGAGCTCCCGCTGGCACGTCATCGAGGCCGCCGCCACCGACGGCGACGACACGCCCCGCCTCAAGATCGACGCGCAGCGCCGGCTGCGgcgctcccgccgccgccgccgcctccaccgcaAGGCGGCCCTCGCGAGCTTCTCGTCCGGCGACAGCGGCTGGTTCAGCACCGACGAGGAGCCCGACGACGCGTACAGCCGCAGCCTCGGTGGCACGGCGGAGGCGACGGTGGTGACGTCGACCGCGACGGAGACCTCCTCCGGGAGCTCCGGCGCCGTGGCAGCGGCGGAGGCGGACGTGGCCGGGAGCTTCGCGGTGGTGAAGCGCTCCGACGACCCCCGGGCCGACTTCCGGCGCTCCATGGCGGAGATGGTCGTCACCCGCCGCATCTACGACGCCGACGGGCTCGAGCGCCTGCTGCGCTGCTTCCTCGCGCTCAACGACCAGCGCCACCGCCGCGACATCGTCGACGCTTTCGGCGACGTGTGGGAGGCCGTGTTCGCCAAACCACCGTCCCACGGCAACGTCGCGTCCGAGCCTGCACTGCAGCCGACGAGCTACGGCAAGGCTGCAGCGGCGTCCCGTCAGTAG